A portion of the Homalodisca vitripennis isolate AUS2020 chromosome 2, UT_GWSS_2.1, whole genome shotgun sequence genome contains these proteins:
- the LOC124356206 gene encoding uncharacterized protein LOC124356206: MWSIILLSSVFVLSSAQKTNNITHKIQVLKEYENEYNSIIDNIASYISDKLIDSCKNTTASLEEKEETCDENCVRTIRRCLQSAGNMSVDDLPDEIKSEVARLVLFKVVYVVSKLGPENGSNETVADEKELMDAAARGIDEDIRKSVNATLTKKGFLDDLDSIFIDKTDKKNDKTQMVRVYFCFCKLQDI; encoded by the exons ATGTGGTCTATCATACTCCTAAGCTCTGTGTTTGTCTTGTCTTCAGCgcagaaaacaaataatataactcACAAGATCCAGGTTTTAAAAGAATATGAA AACGAGTACAACTCCATCATAGACAACATAGCTTCTTACATATCCGACAAATTGATCGATAGCTGTAAGAACACAACTGCGAGTTTAGAGGAAAAGGAAGAGACTTGTGATGAAAACTGTGTACGGACTATCCGCAGATGTCTACAGAGCGCTGGAAACATGTCAGTAGACGATCTGCCAGACGAAATAAAAAGCGAGGTAGCTCGGTTGGTGTTGTTCAAAGTTGTGTACGTCGTGAGCAAACTGGGTCCCGAGAATGGGAGTAACGAAACAGTAGCGGATGAAAAGGAGTTGATGGATGCTGCCGCCCGTGGAATCGACGAAGACATCCGTAAATCCGTCAACGCCACTCTCACTAAAAAAGGTTTTCTGGATGATTTGGACAGTATTTTTATCGATAAAACCGATAAAAAAAACGACAAAACCCAGATGGTTCGTGTTTACTTTTGTTTCTGTAAGTTACAGGATATCTAG